A genome region from Triticum aestivum cultivar Chinese Spring chromosome 2B, IWGSC CS RefSeq v2.1, whole genome shotgun sequence includes the following:
- the LOC123040786 gene encoding annexin D3: MSAIVVPSPVPSPSDDAEGIRKALQGWRADKEALVRILAGRTAAQRSAIRRAYAFLFREPLLNSFRQRLSRQYCPVTVDFWKAIILWTMDPAERDANLVHGALRRRGDGDHLAVLVEVSCASDPDHLVAVRRAYRSLFGCSVEEDLASCAALQQPLRKMLVSLVSSYRYGGDRVDADVAKLEASQLSEAVRKKQPHHDEVVQILGTRSKPQLRATLRRYREDHGTDIVEDIDSRCSSQFARTLKSAVWCLTSPEKHFAEMIRESVVGLGTYEDMLTRVVVSRAEIDMKQIKEEYRARFKTTVTCDVVDDTSFGYKDILLALVGCEEE; the protein is encoded by the exons ATGTCCGCCATCGTCGTCCCCAGCCCCGTGCCGTCACCCTCCGACGACGCCGAGGGCATCAGGAAGGCGCTCCAAG GATGGCGGGCGGACAAGGAGGCCCTGGTGCGCATACTGGCGGGGAGGACGGCGGCGCAGCGGTCGGCGATCCGCCGCGCCTACGCCTTCCTCTTCCGCGAGCCGCTCCTCAACTCCTTCCGCCAGCGGCTCTCCCGCCAGTACTGCCCCGTCACCGTCGACTTCTGG AAGGCGATCATCCTGTGGACGATGGACCCGGCGGAGCGGGACGCGAACCTGGTGCACGGCGCGCTGAGGCGGCGAGGGGACGGCGACCACCTCGCCGTGCTGGTGGAGGTCTCGTGCGCGTCCGAccccgaccacctcgtggccgtccGGCGTGCCTACCGCTCCCTCTTCGGCTGCTCCGTCGAGGAGGACCTCGCGTCCTGCGCCGCGCTCCAGCAGCCGCTCAGGAAGATGCTGGTGAGCCTCGTGAGCTCCTACCGCTACGGCGGTGACCGCGTCGACGCGGACGTGGCGAAGCTGGAGGCGTCGCAGCTCTCGGAGGCCGTCCGGAAGAAGCAGCCGCACCACGACGAGGTGGTGCAGATCCTCGGCACCCGGAGCAAGCCCCAGCTCAGGGCCACGCTCCGGCGGTACAGGGAGGATCACGGCACGGACATCGTCGAGGACATCGACAGCCGCTGCAGCAGCCAGTTCGCCAGGACGCTGAAGAGCGCAGTCTGGTGCCTGACCTCGCCGGAGAAGCACTTCGCGGAGATGATCAGGGAGTCGGTGGTGGGGCTGGGGACCTACGAGGACATGCTGACGAGGGTGGTCGTGTCGCGGGCGGAGATCGACATGAAGCAGATCAAGGAGGAGTACAGGGCCAGGTTCAAGACCACCGTGACCTGCGACGTCGTCGACGACACCTCTTTCGGCTACAAAGACATCCTGCTGGCCTTGGTTGGCTGCGAGGAAGAGTGA